From Alienimonas californiensis, a single genomic window includes:
- a CDS encoding alpha/beta fold hydrolase, with protein sequence MHAVGDAERSASPRCVHQVVARDGVALHVREYPAVPAAGSGLLTAPRTLLLVHGAFEHGELYDHAARYFAARGWRVLLPDLRGHGRSGGTAMHVRRFVEYVADLRGLLREFDADPARTALVGNSMGGLATARLIQNADRGGPAPAAAAALCSPLLRIVTPVPIPKLLAGKVCRLLRPRTRFAAPRNAHDPVAAARPHDPLRRTAVTASWFFAVRRAVKAVWKDADRIATPLHVMQSGADRVVCPLAPGVWINEVGAADRSCEVLPGANHEVFQEPDWRRHAARLAEWFETRVPAAEGLAAAGPAAELAPAARRAA encoded by the coding sequence GTGCACGCCGTCGGCGACGCCGAGCGGAGCGCTTCCCCCCGCTGCGTGCACCAGGTCGTCGCCCGGGACGGCGTGGCCCTGCACGTCCGCGAGTACCCCGCGGTTCCGGCGGCCGGCTCGGGGCTGCTCACGGCGCCGCGGACCCTCCTGCTGGTGCACGGGGCGTTTGAGCATGGGGAACTGTACGACCACGCCGCCCGGTACTTCGCGGCCCGCGGGTGGCGGGTCCTGCTGCCGGATTTGCGGGGGCACGGCCGCAGCGGGGGGACCGCGATGCATGTGCGGCGGTTCGTGGAGTACGTCGCCGATCTCCGCGGTCTGCTCCGCGAGTTCGACGCCGACCCGGCCCGCACGGCGCTCGTCGGGAACAGTATGGGCGGTTTGGCGACGGCCCGGCTGATTCAGAACGCCGACCGCGGCGGCCCCGCCCCGGCGGCGGCCGCGGCGCTGTGCAGTCCGCTGCTGCGGATCGTCACGCCAGTGCCGATCCCGAAGCTGCTGGCGGGAAAGGTCTGCCGGCTGCTGCGGCCCCGCACGCGGTTCGCGGCGCCGCGGAATGCGCACGACCCGGTCGCCGCGGCCCGGCCGCACGATCCGCTGCGGCGGACCGCGGTGACGGCCTCCTGGTTCTTCGCCGTCCGCCGGGCGGTGAAAGCGGTGTGGAAGGACGCCGACCGCATCGCCACCCCGCTGCACGTGATGCAGAGCGGGGCCGACCGGGTCGTCTGCCCGCTGGCCCCGGGGGTATGGATCAACGAGGTCGGCGCCGCGGACCGCAGTTGCGAGGTGCTGCCCGGGGCGAACCACGAGGTGTTCCAAGAACCCGACTGGCGCCGTCACGCCGCCCGTTTGGCGGAGTGGTTCGAAACCCGCGTGCCCGCCGCTGAGGGTCTTGCCGCCGCAGGACCTGCGGCAGAACTCGCCCCCGCGGCCCGCCGCGCCGCCTAA
- a CDS encoding serine/threonine-protein kinase, with product MTRAATPRPGRSQTSLVRAAGGILLSKDDDGGTHTVDAPPAPPWAAVSHTVLRPPPEERSGDSAATVLPESGGTLLDGADLRRRLFPAVGEADPALTGCVLDHFRIEQRIGHGGMGSVFKAVDERLQRTVALKVLSPAHSKDRASVLRFRNEARSAARLDHLNIARAFYVGEDRGLHFIAFEFVTGRTVRDLLETHGPLSPPDAVSITRQVAEALHHCAAAGVVHRDVKPSNVIVTPDGIVKLVDLGLARKEAADSVGDLTVAGTTLGTFDYIAPEQAKDPRVADVRSDLYSLGCTLFHMLTGRPPYPEGTVLQKLLDHQNPQTPDVRDFNAKVPAPLAALCKSMMASDPAQRPQTPEILLDELDDLPRVRGLRPRRQLRGVPLLNAVGTAALAAALVLIAWVRWPEERPTGYAYMPAPIAEANAAELASATTPPRPVEPTPAPPPVVPTPPAVDEEDEPRTVTSGANMPAVAARPAEPSRFEVGGDGAAPRGFSSLDAAVEDASRGEVVTINVDGPLDFVLKKPITLIGKTLTLRAGTRSDGTLYQPRLKAFANYQAPQSLIHLTGAADLTLENLSLSFDLPSRADGWTMFSVGAGDRLTMRDCTVTLNGAEERADANSLLLVRGYQQPSSLGELADPDRKERAADGEFYVTAERCLLRGQGDLVRVEPDRAGMLDFSHTAAAVQSAALRMGGANAEGPPPGEGAGRVHFKLQRSTMLFGEALLDLRWKAMLEERPPLPLTVFASDSLFVDAAGEGVLIRTRGGADQQEFLSRLEWTGAGTNRYLLDRFWIASGTTTEINNPADAFSDWQALAENSNSPVMDMGARHRGVELEPDYRGRFPNLISRQDVEPRSSQSAAVPPVDRDADPDSGGVPPAILDEPPPGVDVDRLPPTPGIRTAQP from the coding sequence ATGACGCGCGCCGCTACTCCCCGCCCCGGACGATCGCAGACGTCATTGGTCCGGGCGGCGGGCGGAATTCTGCTCTCCAAAGACGACGACGGCGGGACGCACACCGTGGACGCGCCCCCCGCCCCGCCCTGGGCCGCCGTTTCGCACACGGTCCTCCGCCCGCCCCCGGAGGAGCGCTCCGGAGACTCGGCCGCCACCGTTCTGCCGGAGTCCGGCGGGACGCTGCTGGACGGCGCCGATCTGCGGCGGCGGCTGTTCCCCGCCGTCGGCGAGGCCGACCCCGCCCTCACCGGCTGCGTGCTGGATCACTTCCGGATCGAGCAGCGCATCGGTCACGGCGGGATGGGCTCCGTCTTCAAGGCGGTCGACGAACGCCTGCAACGCACCGTCGCGTTGAAGGTGCTCAGCCCGGCCCACTCCAAGGACCGCGCCAGCGTGCTGCGGTTCCGGAACGAGGCCCGCAGCGCCGCCCGGCTGGATCACCTCAACATCGCCCGCGCCTTTTACGTGGGCGAGGATCGCGGGCTGCACTTCATCGCCTTCGAGTTCGTCACCGGCCGGACGGTCCGCGACCTGTTGGAGACGCACGGGCCGCTGTCGCCGCCGGACGCCGTCTCCATCACGCGGCAGGTCGCCGAGGCCCTGCACCATTGCGCCGCCGCCGGCGTGGTGCACCGGGACGTGAAGCCGTCGAACGTGATCGTCACCCCGGACGGGATCGTCAAACTAGTCGACCTCGGCCTGGCCCGGAAGGAAGCCGCGGACAGCGTGGGCGATCTGACCGTCGCAGGCACCACGCTGGGCACCTTCGACTACATCGCCCCGGAGCAGGCCAAGGACCCGCGGGTCGCGGACGTCCGCAGCGACCTGTATTCGCTGGGTTGCACGCTGTTCCACATGCTCACCGGGCGCCCGCCGTATCCGGAGGGCACGGTGCTCCAGAAGTTGCTGGATCACCAGAACCCGCAGACGCCGGACGTGAGGGACTTCAATGCGAAGGTCCCCGCCCCGCTGGCGGCTCTGTGCAAATCTATGATGGCCAGCGACCCGGCCCAGCGTCCGCAGACGCCGGAGATCCTGCTGGACGAACTGGACGACCTGCCCCGCGTCCGCGGTCTGCGGCCCCGTCGGCAACTGCGGGGCGTGCCGCTGCTGAACGCCGTGGGCACCGCGGCGCTGGCCGCCGCGCTTGTGCTGATCGCCTGGGTCCGCTGGCCGGAGGAGCGGCCGACCGGCTACGCCTACATGCCGGCGCCGATCGCGGAGGCGAACGCCGCCGAGTTGGCGTCCGCGACGACGCCGCCGCGCCCCGTCGAACCGACGCCCGCCCCGCCCCCGGTCGTCCCGACGCCGCCGGCGGTCGATGAGGAGGACGAACCGCGCACCGTCACCAGCGGGGCCAATATGCCCGCGGTCGCGGCCCGCCCGGCGGAGCCGTCGCGGTTCGAGGTCGGCGGCGACGGCGCCGCCCCCCGCGGATTCTCCTCGCTGGACGCCGCCGTGGAGGACGCCTCCCGCGGCGAGGTGGTCACGATCAACGTCGACGGCCCGCTGGATTTCGTGCTGAAAAAGCCGATCACCCTCATCGGCAAGACCCTCACGCTGCGGGCCGGAACCCGGTCCGACGGCACGCTGTATCAACCCCGGCTCAAGGCCTTCGCCAACTATCAGGCGCCGCAGTCCCTGATTCACCTCACCGGGGCCGCGGACCTCACGCTGGAGAACCTGTCGCTCTCCTTCGATCTGCCCAGCCGGGCGGACGGGTGGACGATGTTCTCCGTCGGGGCCGGCGATCGCCTGACCATGCGGGACTGCACCGTCACGCTGAACGGGGCGGAGGAGCGGGCCGACGCGAACTCCCTGCTGCTCGTCCGCGGATACCAGCAGCCCAGCAGCCTGGGCGAACTGGCCGATCCGGACCGTAAGGAACGGGCCGCGGACGGCGAGTTCTACGTCACCGCCGAACGCTGCCTGCTCCGCGGGCAGGGCGATCTGGTGCGGGTCGAACCGGACCGGGCGGGGATGCTGGACTTCTCCCACACCGCCGCCGCCGTGCAGTCGGCGGCGCTGCGGATGGGCGGCGCCAACGCCGAGGGCCCCCCGCCCGGGGAGGGCGCCGGCCGGGTGCACTTCAAACTGCAACGCAGCACGATGCTGTTCGGCGAGGCCCTGCTGGACCTGCGCTGGAAGGCGATGCTGGAAGAACGCCCGCCCCTGCCGCTGACCGTCTTCGCCAGCGACAGCCTGTTCGTGGACGCCGCCGGCGAGGGCGTGCTGATCCGCACCCGCGGCGGCGCCGATCAGCAGGAGTTCCTCAGCCGCCTCGAGTGGACCGGGGCCGGCACGAACCGCTATCTGCTGGACCGTTTCTGGATCGCCTCCGGCACCACGACCGAGATCAACAACCCGGCGGACGCCTTCTCCGACTGGCAGGCGTTGGCCGAGAACTCCAACTCGCCCGTCATGGACATGGGCGCCCGCCACCGGGGCGTGGAACTGGAACCGGACTACCGCGGACGCTTCCCCAACCTGATCTCCCGGCAGGACGTGGAGCCCCGCAGCAGTCAATCGGCGGCGGTCCCGCCCGTCGACCGGGACGCGGACCCCGACTCCGGGGGCGTGCCGCCGGCGATTCTCGACGAACCGCCGCCCGGCGTGGACGTGGACCGGCTCCCGCCGACCCCCGGCATCCGCACCGCCCAACCCTGA
- a CDS encoding metallophosphoesterase family protein: MRTLVLGDLHSNWWALEAVLRAAGPVDRVLCTGDLVDYGPAPRPCVEWVREHADRVVRGNHDHAVAQRVPAAGEDGLRGLAAFARARQWEELGPELLRYLARLPVCETFDLDGRETLMVHGSPRDPLDDYAPADADGWRDRLTDVSAELVLVGHTHIPYAVAVPRPDGGTTTVLNPGSVGQPRDGDPRAAYAIIEGRDVLLHRVAYDPTPVIAALRTCGLPEEAMETAEALLRTGRRPCGRGAALRDAVPSLRNTAICPG; encoded by the coding sequence GTGCGGACCCTCGTTCTCGGCGATCTCCACTCCAACTGGTGGGCCTTGGAAGCGGTCCTCCGGGCCGCGGGCCCCGTCGATCGGGTGCTCTGCACCGGGGACCTGGTCGATTACGGCCCGGCGCCGCGGCCGTGCGTGGAGTGGGTGCGGGAGCACGCCGACCGGGTCGTGCGCGGCAATCACGATCACGCCGTGGCCCAGCGGGTGCCGGCCGCGGGGGAGGACGGTCTGCGGGGCCTCGCCGCCTTCGCCCGCGCCCGACAATGGGAGGAGTTGGGGCCGGAGCTGCTCCGCTACCTCGCCCGGCTGCCGGTCTGTGAGACGTTCGATCTCGACGGCCGGGAGACGCTGATGGTGCACGGCTCCCCCCGCGACCCGCTGGACGACTACGCCCCCGCCGACGCCGACGGCTGGCGGGATCGGCTGACGGACGTGTCCGCGGAGCTGGTGCTCGTGGGGCACACCCACATCCCCTACGCCGTCGCCGTCCCGCGGCCGGACGGGGGCACGACCACGGTGCTCAACCCCGGCAGCGTCGGCCAACCCCGCGACGGCGACCCGCGGGCCGCCTACGCGATCATCGAGGGACGCGACGTCCTTTTACATCGCGTCGCCTACGACCCGACCCCGGTGATCGCCGCCCTGCGAACCTGCGGACTGCCCGAGGAGGCGATGGAAACCGCCGAGGCCCTGTTGCGGACCGGCCGCCGGCCGTGCGGCCGAGGGGCCGCCCTCCGCGACGCAGTCCCGAGCCTGCGCAACACGGCGATCTGTCCGGGCTGA
- a CDS encoding zinc ribbon domain-containing protein, translating into MTETAAGLSRLHAVHREIARVREELDRGPRQVRARRKAVATKTDEIAALKERLVALKKSGDAKNLQLRTNEEKILNLRAKLNQADNNEVFNALRKEIDADTASNAVLEDEILETLDRVDASGKEIKEAEADRDKRSADADALEKKVAEERAGLEAELTALEKRLAQSESIIPAKLQIDYRRLVERHGANAMAPVEDRVCTSCQTTVSPQQKVQLNMGEFVFCRSCGRLLYRGDDAGA; encoded by the coding sequence GTGACCGAGACCGCCGCCGGACTCTCCCGCCTGCATGCCGTCCACCGGGAGATCGCCCGGGTGCGTGAGGAGTTGGACCGCGGCCCGCGGCAGGTCCGCGCCCGCCGCAAGGCCGTCGCCACGAAGACCGACGAGATCGCGGCGCTGAAGGAGCGGCTGGTCGCTCTGAAGAAGAGCGGCGACGCCAAGAACCTCCAACTCCGGACCAACGAAGAGAAGATCCTCAACCTGAGGGCGAAGCTGAATCAGGCGGACAACAACGAGGTCTTCAACGCGCTCCGGAAGGAAATCGACGCCGACACCGCCTCGAACGCGGTTCTGGAAGACGAGATCCTCGAAACGCTGGACCGCGTCGACGCCTCCGGCAAAGAGATCAAAGAGGCGGAGGCTGACCGCGACAAACGCTCCGCGGATGCGGACGCCTTGGAAAAAAAGGTCGCCGAGGAGCGGGCCGGGCTGGAAGCGGAACTGACCGCGTTGGAGAAGCGGCTCGCCCAGTCCGAGTCGATCATCCCCGCGAAACTGCAGATCGATTACCGTCGGCTCGTCGAGCGGCACGGGGCGAACGCGATGGCGCCGGTGGAGGACCGCGTGTGCACCTCCTGTCAGACCACAGTCAGCCCCCAGCAGAAGGTGCAGCTGAATATGGGCGAGTTCGTTTTCTGCCGGAGCTGCGGCCGGCTGCTGTACCGCGGCGACGACGCCGGGGCCTGA
- a CDS encoding aminotransferase-like domain-containing protein, translating into MSDLPLSDRAGWAADGAISTLMAQAIENPDCLSLAAGFVDPATLPVELVRAAAADVLAEPRANLLLQYGTPAGAGRLRIEVLERFATLEGVPTEELAATKGLTAGRVLLTNGSQQFLSLIAQVLLNPGDICLVAGPTYFVMLGTLAGVGARAVRVETDGDGMVPAGLERALDRFEQAGELARVKLVYLVPDFENPSGVVLSQERRTAILELLERRDPGGRIHVLEDAAYRELSFDGAPSASLWGRDPGDRVIYAGTFSKSFAPGLRIGYGIAPRALVQPLIDRKGNEDFGSAHFNQHLLAKVLESGKYDAHVEEVRDGYRRKCDVLLAALDEHLGGLPGVSWRTPAGGLYVWATLPEGVSTSFGSPLAEAAQHEGVMYVPGELCFAPESADGSPRPAHDMRLSFGVLDAAGLREAAARLGRAVRSVL; encoded by the coding sequence ATGTCCGACCTCCCGCTCTCCGACCGCGCCGGCTGGGCCGCCGACGGGGCGATCAGCACGCTGATGGCCCAGGCCATCGAGAACCCGGACTGCCTGTCGCTGGCGGCGGGGTTCGTCGATCCGGCGACCCTGCCGGTCGAGCTGGTGCGGGCCGCGGCGGCGGACGTGCTGGCGGAGCCGCGGGCGAACCTCCTGCTGCAATACGGCACGCCGGCCGGCGCCGGCCGGTTGCGGATCGAAGTGCTGGAACGCTTCGCCACCTTGGAAGGCGTGCCGACGGAGGAACTCGCCGCAACGAAGGGCCTGACCGCCGGTCGGGTGCTGCTGACGAACGGTTCGCAGCAGTTCCTCTCGCTGATCGCTCAGGTGTTGCTGAACCCGGGCGACATTTGTCTGGTGGCGGGGCCGACGTATTTCGTGATGCTGGGCACCCTCGCCGGGGTCGGCGCCCGGGCGGTGCGGGTGGAAACGGACGGCGACGGCATGGTCCCCGCCGGGCTGGAGCGGGCGCTGGACCGCTTCGAGCAGGCCGGCGAACTGGCGCGGGTGAAGCTGGTCTACCTCGTGCCGGACTTCGAAAACCCCAGCGGCGTGGTGCTTTCTCAGGAGCGACGCACCGCGATTCTGGAGCTGCTCGAACGCCGTGATCCCGGGGGCCGCATCCATGTGCTGGAGGACGCGGCGTACCGCGAACTCAGCTTCGACGGCGCCCCCTCCGCCAGCCTGTGGGGCCGCGATCCCGGCGACCGGGTGATCTACGCCGGCACCTTCAGCAAATCCTTCGCGCCGGGCCTGCGGATTGGCTACGGCATCGCCCCGCGGGCACTGGTCCAACCGCTGATCGACCGGAAGGGGAACGAGGACTTCGGCTCCGCCCACTTCAACCAACACCTGCTCGCCAAGGTGCTGGAGAGCGGCAAGTACGACGCCCACGTCGAGGAGGTGCGGGACGGCTACCGGCGGAAGTGCGACGTGCTGCTCGCCGCGTTGGACGAGCATCTGGGCGGCCTGCCGGGCGTCTCCTGGCGGACGCCCGCCGGGGGGCTGTACGTCTGGGCGACGCTGCCGGAGGGCGTCTCGACCAGCTTCGGCTCGCCCTTGGCGGAAGCGGCCCAGCACGAGGGGGTGATGTACGTGCCCGGAGAACTCTGCTTCGCCCCCGAGTCCGCCGACGGCTCTCCGCGGCCGGCGCACGACATGCGGCTCTCTTTCGGCGTGCTGGATGCCGCCGGCCTGCGGGAAGCGGCGGCCCGGCTGGGACGGGCGGTGCGGTCCGTGCTCTGA
- a CDS encoding glucose-6-phosphate isomerase: MPEPLSYSNSSALELLPANAAEALRPDLLKAREETLADVELFNSGGDVPAEKEPLDAGFIELPAKLLATKESGELADLLAAADRFRERVDAFVSLGIGGSYMGLRALQEALGDSLHNEKPPSHREGPKFYYGGHNVDPAVTANLLNHLEDSGVDWGIVVISKSGGTLETALAFRLFREALEESVGADEAAKRVIPVTGGEGSKLRALAQEKGYADVFPVPDGVGGRFSVLSAVGLVPAAILGLDVEALLQGAADMTERFRTAEPGDNPVLDYVTTCHLFEKHLSMDVRILSTWGDRLEAVGLWYDQLLAESLGKEQRGALPLTVVNTRDLHSRGQQHQEGKRDKLIHNLYAADPSGANPTIPESDADQDQLNKYAGKTVFDVLTAAREGTDQAYAEDNRPTADIVLPTLDAYAVGQLLQMLMLATTVEGRLIGINPYGQPGVEAYKKNMNAILSKG; this comes from the coding sequence ATGCCCGAACCGCTTTCCTACTCCAACAGCTCCGCCCTCGAACTGCTGCCGGCGAACGCCGCCGAGGCGTTGCGGCCGGATCTGCTGAAGGCCCGCGAGGAAACGCTCGCGGACGTGGAGCTGTTCAACTCCGGCGGGGACGTGCCCGCGGAGAAGGAGCCGCTGGACGCCGGCTTTATCGAACTGCCCGCCAAGCTGCTGGCGACGAAGGAGAGCGGCGAACTGGCGGATCTGCTCGCCGCCGCGGATCGCTTCCGGGAGCGGGTGGACGCCTTCGTCTCCCTCGGCATCGGCGGCAGCTACATGGGCCTGCGGGCCTTGCAAGAGGCCCTCGGCGACTCGTTGCACAACGAGAAGCCGCCCAGCCACCGCGAGGGACCGAAGTTCTACTACGGCGGCCACAACGTCGACCCGGCGGTCACGGCCAACCTGCTGAATCACCTCGAAGACAGCGGCGTCGATTGGGGGATCGTGGTGATCTCCAAGAGCGGCGGCACCCTCGAGACCGCCCTCGCCTTCCGCCTGTTCCGCGAGGCCCTGGAGGAGAGTGTCGGCGCCGACGAAGCGGCCAAGCGGGTGATCCCAGTCACCGGCGGCGAGGGCTCCAAACTGCGGGCGCTGGCCCAGGAGAAGGGCTATGCGGACGTCTTCCCGGTCCCGGACGGCGTCGGCGGGCGGTTCAGCGTGCTGTCGGCCGTCGGGCTGGTGCCGGCGGCGATCCTCGGGCTGGACGTGGAAGCCCTCTTGCAAGGCGCCGCGGACATGACGGAACGCTTCCGCACCGCCGAGCCCGGCGACAACCCGGTCCTCGACTACGTCACGACCTGCCACCTCTTCGAGAAGCACCTCTCGATGGACGTGCGAATTCTCTCCACCTGGGGCGATCGGCTGGAGGCGGTCGGGCTGTGGTACGACCAGTTGCTCGCCGAGAGCCTCGGCAAGGAGCAGCGCGGCGCCCTGCCCCTCACGGTCGTCAACACCCGCGACCTGCACTCCCGCGGCCAGCAGCACCAGGAGGGCAAGCGGGACAAGCTGATTCACAACCTCTACGCCGCCGACCCCAGCGGGGCGAACCCGACGATCCCGGAGTCGGACGCCGACCAGGATCAGCTCAACAAGTACGCCGGGAAGACGGTGTTCGACGTGCTGACCGCCGCCCGTGAGGGCACCGATCAGGCCTACGCCGAGGACAACCGCCCGACCGCGGACATCGTGCTGCCGACGCTCGACGCCTACGCCGTCGGCCAACTCCTGCAAATGCTGATGCTCGCCACCACGGTCGAGGGCCGGCTGATCGGCATCAACCCGTACGGCCAGCCGGGCGTGGAGGCCTACAAGAAGAATATGAACGCGATTCTTTCGAAGGGTTGA
- a CDS encoding alpha-keto acid decarboxylase family protein has protein sequence MADLSVPPNSIGGYLIRRLWDYGVRDVFGIPGDFVLQFYGMLEGSDLRVIGATREDNAGYAADAYARVHGMGALCVTYCVGGLSTCNSVAGAFAEKSPVVVITGSPGVKERESDPLLHHRVRDFDTQRKVFETITVANTVLDDPLTAFREIDRCLAAAHRFKRPVYIELPRDCVRLEPPYPHEPRRDEQRSDPAALSHALAAAKAMIDAAKKPVIVAGVEMHRFGLREEVVKLAEANEIPMCSTLLGKSAVSETHPLHVGVYEGAMGRPSVTEYVEDSDCAILLGTFMSDINLGIFTARLDPGRCIYATSEKLRVGHGHFHDVVLSDFVRQLADTELAPKKRPLPKERGSVHAGFVLQPKNPLTSRQLFGRVNRLLDEEKFVVVADVGDCLFGASDLTIKGHTEFLSPAYYTSMGFAIPASVGVQAADPSFRPLVLVGDGAFQMTCLELATGLKLGFNPIVVVLNNHGYTTERFLAEGPFNDIPNWSYHRLPDLLGDGWGFECETEGDLDKALKAALANRDSFTLINCHLDKTDVSPALIRLGERMSESV, from the coding sequence ATGGCGGACCTGTCGGTGCCGCCCAACAGCATCGGCGGCTATCTGATCCGTCGGCTGTGGGACTACGGGGTGCGGGACGTGTTCGGCATCCCCGGGGATTTCGTGCTCCAATTTTACGGAATGCTGGAGGGCAGCGATCTGCGGGTGATCGGCGCCACCCGCGAGGACAACGCCGGCTACGCCGCCGACGCCTACGCCCGCGTCCACGGCATGGGGGCGTTGTGCGTGACCTACTGCGTCGGCGGGCTGTCGACCTGCAACAGCGTCGCCGGGGCGTTCGCGGAGAAGAGCCCGGTCGTCGTCATCACCGGCAGTCCGGGGGTGAAGGAGCGGGAGAGCGACCCGCTGCTGCATCACCGCGTCCGCGATTTCGACACCCAACGCAAGGTGTTCGAGACGATCACCGTCGCCAATACGGTGCTGGACGACCCGCTGACGGCCTTCCGGGAGATCGACCGCTGCCTCGCCGCCGCCCATCGGTTCAAGCGGCCGGTTTACATCGAACTGCCCCGGGACTGCGTGCGGCTGGAGCCGCCCTATCCGCACGAGCCCCGCCGGGACGAGCAGCGCAGCGACCCCGCCGCCCTCTCCCACGCCCTCGCCGCGGCCAAGGCGATGATCGACGCGGCCAAGAAGCCGGTAATCGTCGCCGGGGTGGAGATGCACCGCTTCGGCCTGCGGGAGGAGGTCGTCAAGCTGGCGGAGGCGAACGAGATTCCCATGTGCTCCACCCTGCTGGGCAAGAGCGCTGTCTCGGAGACGCACCCGCTGCACGTGGGCGTCTACGAGGGGGCGATGGGCCGGCCGAGCGTCACGGAGTACGTCGAGGACAGCGACTGCGCGATCCTGCTGGGGACGTTCATGTCGGACATCAACCTCGGCATCTTCACCGCCCGGCTGGACCCGGGGCGGTGCATCTACGCCACCAGCGAGAAGCTGCGGGTCGGGCACGGCCACTTCCATGACGTTGTCCTCTCCGATTTCGTCCGGCAACTGGCCGACACGGAACTGGCGCCCAAAAAGCGACCCCTGCCGAAGGAGCGGGGCAGCGTGCACGCCGGCTTCGTCCTGCAGCCGAAAAACCCGCTGACCAGCCGCCAGCTGTTCGGCCGGGTGAATCGCCTGCTGGACGAGGAGAAGTTCGTGGTGGTTGCGGACGTCGGCGACTGCCTGTTCGGCGCCAGCGACCTGACTATCAAGGGGCACACGGAGTTCCTCTCCCCCGCCTACTACACCAGCATGGGCTTCGCGATCCCGGCGAGCGTCGGCGTGCAGGCGGCGGACCCGTCGTTCCGGCCGCTGGTGCTGGTCGGCGACGGGGCCTTCCAGATGACCTGCCTCGAACTGGCGACCGGGCTGAAGCTGGGCTTCAACCCGATCGTCGTGGTGCTGAACAACCACGGCTACACCACGGAGCGCTTCCTCGCCGAAGGGCCGTTCAACGACATCCCCAACTGGAGCTACCACCGCCTGCCGGACCTGCTGGGCGACGGCTGGGGGTTCGAATGCGAAACCGAGGGCGACCTCGACAAGGCCCTCAAGGCCGCCCTCGCCAACCGGGACAGCTTCACGCTGATCAACTGCCACCTCGACAAGACCGACGTCAGCCCCGCCCTGATCCGCCTGGGCGAGCGGATGTCGGAGTCGGTTTAG
- a CDS encoding baeRF7 domain-containing protein, whose amino-acid sequence MNVAPIDPVTRETVRELAAPGDGPRLTLTMPTHRSGAQGLREDAIRFKNLLGEAERLLKEDGVTGVRLQHALAPLHALRNDERFWQHQAEGLALFLTPPPEESAKTDGQLRTFRLSHAVPERVALGDRFEVLPLVPLVSGEGRFFVLAVSQNHVRLLEGTRAVVLERNPEALPQNLREALNIDEYQSYLGWRSNKASGVGGDVGGQANFHGHGAANQSTVKQQELTEYFRRIGAGLEEFFRDPTPPTHSSEPVPPGTFNPPVVFAGVDYLFPMLKEAWNYPNLLSDAIHGNVDALPANELHAKAWPLAEAFFQAPADRERTAYSEKDPALKSDDLSTILEAARSGRVETLFVAEGERAADPEPPRSLDPAAVNLLSVAAGDVVANSGRVFVLPRKRMPGDSMIAATFRYPRPQEANADAARTVGAA is encoded by the coding sequence ATGAACGTCGCACCGATCGATCCCGTCACCCGCGAGACCGTCCGCGAGTTGGCCGCCCCCGGGGACGGCCCGCGGCTGACGCTCACGATGCCCACCCATCGCAGCGGCGCCCAGGGGCTGCGGGAGGACGCGATCCGGTTCAAGAACCTCCTCGGCGAAGCGGAACGCCTGCTGAAGGAGGACGGCGTCACCGGCGTGCGGCTCCAGCACGCGCTCGCCCCGCTGCACGCCCTCCGCAACGACGAGCGGTTCTGGCAGCATCAGGCGGAAGGGCTGGCGCTGTTTCTCACGCCCCCCCCGGAGGAGTCCGCGAAGACCGACGGACAACTCCGCACGTTCCGGCTGTCCCATGCCGTGCCGGAGCGGGTCGCGCTGGGCGATCGCTTCGAGGTGCTCCCGCTGGTGCCGCTGGTCTCCGGCGAGGGGCGGTTCTTTGTGCTGGCCGTGAGCCAGAATCACGTCCGCCTGTTGGAGGGCACCCGGGCCGTCGTGTTGGAACGCAATCCGGAGGCCCTGCCGCAGAACCTCCGCGAGGCTCTGAACATCGACGAGTACCAGAGCTACCTCGGTTGGCGGAGCAACAAGGCCAGCGGCGTCGGCGGGGACGTCGGCGGGCAGGCCAACTTCCACGGCCATGGCGCGGCCAACCAGAGCACCGTCAAGCAGCAGGAACTCACGGAATACTTCCGGCGGATCGGTGCCGGCCTGGAGGAGTTCTTCCGCGATCCCACCCCGCCGACGCACAGCAGCGAGCCCGTGCCGCCGGGCACGTTCAACCCGCCGGTGGTGTTCGCCGGGGTGGACTACCTGTTCCCGATGCTGAAAGAGGCCTGGAACTATCCCAACCTGCTGTCGGACGCGATCCACGGCAACGTGGACGCCCTCCCGGCGAACGAACTGCACGCCAAGGCCTGGCCGCTGGCCGAGGCCTTCTTCCAGGCCCCCGCGGACCGGGAGCGGACGGCGTACTCGGAGAAGGACCCGGCCCTGAAATCCGACGACCTGTCCACGATCCTGGAGGCGGCCCGCAGCGGGCGTGTGGAGACGCTGTTCGTCGCCGAGGGGGAACGGGCCGCGGACCCGGAGCCGCCGCGGAGCCTCGACCCGGCCGCGGTCAACCTGCTGAGCGTGGCGGCCGGCGACGTCGTCGCCAACAGCGGGCGGGTGTTCGTGTTGCCCCGCAAGCGGATGCCGGGCGACTCGATGATCGCCGCCACCTTCCGCTACCCCCGGCCGCAGGAGGCGAACGCCGACGCCGCCAGGACAGTCGGCGCCGCCTGA